A single window of Sparus aurata chromosome 22, fSpaAur1.1, whole genome shotgun sequence DNA harbors:
- the entpd5b gene encoding ectonucleoside triphosphate diphosphohydrolase 5 isoform X1 — MKLTGPLLLLVLLAVAGLSRAQVKTSLLDLTNSIGSILPALSRPANHSRIFYAVMFDAGSTGTRIHVYTFINSDSAGLPVLDNEMFHSIKPGLSAYADSPEMAGHTVRMLLKVAKKTVPRLEWKRTPVILRATAGLRLLSPDKAQALLQQVQHVFDESPFLVPDDSVSIMNGTNEGILAWISVNFLTGHLKAQTQTTVGILDLGGGSTQITFLPKLRKTIESVPVADYVARFDIFNSTFELYTHSYLGHGLMAARLATLGALGAEGLEWRVFKSSCLPKKFRDEWSFGDLTYQVSGDPDGYAGYKLCYQEVLKVVKGIIHQPYQLQDSNVFYAFSYYFDRAVDAGLIDGVQGGKLEVRDIKKRAKEVCNKMTKYPPISSFLCMDLTYITCLLKDGFGFKESTVLQLTKKVNNVESSWALGATLDHFHNLKIH, encoded by the exons ATGAAGCTCACCGGGCCACTTCTACTCCTGGTCCTGCTGGCTGTCGCAGGGCTGAGCCGAGCCCAGGTCAAGACATCTCTCCTGGATTTGACCAACAGCATCGGGAGCATCCTTCCTGCTCTCAGCCGACCAGCAAACCACAGCCGCATCTTCTACGCGGTGATGTTTGATGCAGGGAGCACAGGGACACGCATCCATGTCTACACCTTCATCAACAGTGACTCAG CCGGGCTGCCTGTGTTGGACAATGAGATGTTCCATTCCATAAAGCCGGGTTTGTCAGCATATGCCGACTCCCCTGAAATG GCCGGGCACACAGTGAGGATGCTGCTGAAGGTGGCCAAGAAGACTGTGCCTCGTCTGGAGTGGAAGAGAACTCCAGTGATCCTCAGAGCCACAGCTGGACTTCGGCTGCTGTCCCCGGATAAAGCCCAGGCTCTTCTGCAGCAG gTTCAACATGTGTTTGACGAATCTCCATTTTTGGTTCCAGACGACAGTGTCAGCATAATGAATGGCACAAACGAAG GAATCCTAGCTTGGATATCGGTGAATTTTCTGACAG gtcACCTGAAAGCACAAACCCAGACAACAGTGGGAATCTTGGATCTCGGCGGAGGATCTACACAGATCACTTTCCTGCCAAAACTGAGG AAAACCATTGAAAGTGTTCCTGTTGCTGATTACGTTGCCAGATTTGACATCTTCAACTCGACATTTGAATTGTACACGCACAG TTACCTCGGACATGGACTGATGGCAGCGCGGCTGGCCACACTGGGCGCTCTGGGAGCAGAAG GGTTGGAGTGGCGAGTGTTTAAGAGCTCCTGCCTGCCAAAGAAGTTCAGGGATGAATGGAGCTTTGGAGACTTGACCTATCAAGTGAGCGGGGACCCAGACG GTTATGCAGGATACAAGCTTTGTTATCAGGAAGTACTTAAGGTGGTGAAGGGGATTATTCATCAGCCGTACCAGCTCCAAGACAGCAATGTGTTCTACGCGTTCTCTTATTACTTTGACAGAGCGGTGGATGCCGGCCTTATCG ATGGGGTCCAAGGAGGGAAGCTGGAGGTCAGAGACATCAAGAAGAGAGCTAAAGAGG TGTGCAATAAGATGACCAAGTACCCTCCCATCAGTTCTTTCCTGTGCATGGACCTGACCTACATCACTTGTCTGCTCAAGGATGGGTTCGGCTTCAAGGAGAGCACGGTGCTGCAG TTGACCAAGAAAGTGAACAACGTGGAGTCAAGCTGGGCTTTGGGCGCCACGTTGGACCACTTCCACAACCTGAAGATCCACTGA
- the entpd5b gene encoding ectonucleoside triphosphate diphosphohydrolase 5 isoform X2 — protein sequence MQGAQGHASMSTPSSTVTQAGHTVRMLLKVAKKTVPRLEWKRTPVILRATAGLRLLSPDKAQALLQQVQHVFDESPFLVPDDSVSIMNGTNEGILAWISVNFLTGHLKAQTQTTVGILDLGGGSTQITFLPKLRKTIESVPVADYVARFDIFNSTFELYTHSYLGHGLMAARLATLGALGAEGLEWRVFKSSCLPKKFRDEWSFGDLTYQVSGDPDGYAGYKLCYQEVLKVVKGIIHQPYQLQDSNVFYAFSYYFDRAVDAGLIDGVQGGKLEVRDIKKRAKEVCNKMTKYPPISSFLCMDLTYITCLLKDGFGFKESTVLQLTKKVNNVESSWALGATLDHFHNLKIH from the exons ATGCAGGGAGCACAGGGACACGCATCCATGTCTACACCTTCATCAACAGTGACTCAG GCCGGGCACACAGTGAGGATGCTGCTGAAGGTGGCCAAGAAGACTGTGCCTCGTCTGGAGTGGAAGAGAACTCCAGTGATCCTCAGAGCCACAGCTGGACTTCGGCTGCTGTCCCCGGATAAAGCCCAGGCTCTTCTGCAGCAG gTTCAACATGTGTTTGACGAATCTCCATTTTTGGTTCCAGACGACAGTGTCAGCATAATGAATGGCACAAACGAAG GAATCCTAGCTTGGATATCGGTGAATTTTCTGACAG gtcACCTGAAAGCACAAACCCAGACAACAGTGGGAATCTTGGATCTCGGCGGAGGATCTACACAGATCACTTTCCTGCCAAAACTGAGG AAAACCATTGAAAGTGTTCCTGTTGCTGATTACGTTGCCAGATTTGACATCTTCAACTCGACATTTGAATTGTACACGCACAG TTACCTCGGACATGGACTGATGGCAGCGCGGCTGGCCACACTGGGCGCTCTGGGAGCAGAAG GGTTGGAGTGGCGAGTGTTTAAGAGCTCCTGCCTGCCAAAGAAGTTCAGGGATGAATGGAGCTTTGGAGACTTGACCTATCAAGTGAGCGGGGACCCAGACG GTTATGCAGGATACAAGCTTTGTTATCAGGAAGTACTTAAGGTGGTGAAGGGGATTATTCATCAGCCGTACCAGCTCCAAGACAGCAATGTGTTCTACGCGTTCTCTTATTACTTTGACAGAGCGGTGGATGCCGGCCTTATCG ATGGGGTCCAAGGAGGGAAGCTGGAGGTCAGAGACATCAAGAAGAGAGCTAAAGAGG TGTGCAATAAGATGACCAAGTACCCTCCCATCAGTTCTTTCCTGTGCATGGACCTGACCTACATCACTTGTCTGCTCAAGGATGGGTTCGGCTTCAAGGAGAGCACGGTGCTGCAG TTGACCAAGAAAGTGAACAACGTGGAGTCAAGCTGGGCTTTGGGCGCCACGTTGGACCACTTCCACAACCTGAAGATCCACTGA